One Oryza glaberrima chromosome 10, OglaRS2, whole genome shotgun sequence DNA segment encodes these proteins:
- the LOC127752662 gene encoding uncharacterized protein LOC127752662: MEGDTLLADIQLALPNRCYLLPSGMHKSNTSSCPTITCEEALKRELEYRQKIERSHPHLLVGLNGSPALLNEVGSGSSPDLSMRNSAHDSYMPSPQACFVGSTVQRPPANWYPSKKKLKVLQHPSQALQAPRPNLIPSFWCKICKVDCVTEFNFGAHIGGKKHKAKKLEILGNRNNARPATGNQCTGNRNPRPNGNAGSGSRNNEPNVFNSNIAQPSSDTFSGSQTNGTIGNPHKEISFDGDGISNSKLEQNC, from the exons ATGGAAGGGGATACTTTGTTAGCTGACATACAACTGGCACTTCCAAATAGGTGCTATTTGTTACCTTCAGGCATGCACAAATCTAATACATCATCATGTCCTACTATCACATGTGAAGAAGCTCTTAAGAGGGAGTTGGAGTATCGGCAAAAAATTGAAAGGAGTCATCCACATCTGCTGGTTGGCCTTAATGGATCCCCTGCATTGCTGAAt gAGGTTGGATCTGGTTCATCACCTGATTTGTCAATGAGGAACTCAGCCCATGACAGCTATATGCCCTCACCACAGGCATGTTTTGTTGGTTCCACTGTACAAAGACCACCAGCAAATTGGTACCCCTcaaagaaaaagttgaaagttctaCAGCATCCTTCACAGGCTTTGCAGGCCCCCAGGCCAAATTTGATACCTTCCTTTTGGTGCAAAATTTGTAAGGTGGATTGTGTTACAGAATTTAATTTTGGTGCCCATATCGGAGGAAAAAAACACAAGGCAAAAAAGCTGGAGATTCTTGGTAATAGAAACAATGCAAGACCTGCCACTGGCAATCAATGTACAGGTAATAGAAATCCCAGACCAAATGGCAACGCAGGTTCTGGAAGCAGAAACAATGAACCAAATGTGTTTAATAGCAATATTGCCCAACCAAGCAGTGACACTTTCTCTGGAAGTCAAACCAACGGAACAATTGGAAAT CCTCACAAGGAAATCTCATTTGATGGTGATGGAATAAGCAATAGCAAACTAGAGCAAAAT TGCTGA
- the LOC127752661 gene encoding uncharacterized protein LOC127752661, with product METSCFLTSNASPVKSMVMPSPAGVVKARPHVLFGGRRAASSSVTTCCSYNGEGAAPAIDPDWRSFRAQLYFNEQYAKSVNPAVAAVRATATTPEPVKIGDKWAHPLVEPEKGCLLIATEKLDGSHIFERTVVLLLSAGVLGPVGVILNRPSLMSIKEAQAVFAETDIAGAFSGRPLFFGGPLEECFFLLGPRAAAAGDVVGRTGLFDEVMPGVHYGTRESVGCAAELVKRGVVGVRDFRFFDGFCGWEREQLRDEVRAGLWRVAACSPAVLGLATVVKGGLWEEVQGLVGERRVW from the exons ATGGAGACCTCGTGCTTCCTTACCTCCAATGCCTCGCCGGTGAAGAGCATGGTGatgccgtcgccggccggcgtcgTGAAGGCCAGGCCGCACGTGCTcttcggcggccggcgagcggcgagctcgtcggtgACCACCT GCTGCAGCTACAacggcgagggcgcggcgccggcgatcgaCCCGGACTGGCGGTCGTTCAGGGCGCAGCTCTACTTCAACGAGCAGTACGCGAAGAGCGTGaacccggcggtggcggcggtgagggcgacggcgacgacgccggagCCGGTGAAGATCGGCGACAAGTGGGCGCACCCGCTGGTGGAGCCGGAGAAGGGGTGCCTGCTGATCGCGACGGAGAAGCTGGACGGGTCGCACATCTTCGAGCGCACGGTGGTCCTCCTCCTGTCCGCCGGCGTGCTGGGCCCCGTGGGCGTGATCCTGAACCGGCCGTCGCTGATGTCGATCAAGGAGGCGCAGGCGGTGTTCGCGGAGACGGACATCGCGGGGGCGTTCTCGGGGCGGCCGCTCTTCTTCGGTGGCCCGCTGGAGGAGTGCTTCTTCCTGCTggggccgcgggcggcggcggcgggggacgtgGTGGGGAGGACGGGGCTGTTCGACGAGGTGATGCCCGGGGTGCACTACGGGACGCGGGAGAGCGTGGGGTGCGCGGCGGAGCTGGTGAAGCGCGGCGTGGTCGGGGTGAGGGACTTCCGCTTCTTCGACGGCTTCTGCGGATGGGAGAGGGAGCAGCTGCGCGACGAGGTGCGCGCGGGCTTGTGGCGCGTGGCGGCGTGCAGCCCCGCCGTGCTGGGCCTCGCCACCGTCGTCAAGGGCGGACTCTGGGAGGAGGTGCAGGGCCTCGTCGGAGAGAGGAGGGTGTGGTGA